Proteins from a genomic interval of bacterium:
- a CDS encoding class I SAM-dependent methyltransferase: protein MTDLARLAPRLQLREDGIWVSPVTASLSYPEAGNQTCLEIESAGSFWFGHRNACILEALRAYPPAGSLFDVGGGNGVVALAIQEAGFDTVLLEPGPDGAANARTRGVRSVACSTLEDTGIEPGTLPAAGLFDVLEHIEDDRDFLCDLARRLIPGGHVYLTFPAYPWLWSGEDEYAGHHRRYTRSGSKRLLESAGFEVLYQTCFFVLLPIPILLLRTLPSLVGLRGTDAREQEAREHRAPTGLLGWGLAKQQAFEQWAIRRGTRLPVGGSILTVAKRRP, encoded by the coding sequence ATGACGGACCTCGCGCGGCTCGCACCTCGCTTGCAGCTGCGAGAAGACGGGATCTGGGTCTCGCCGGTCACGGCGTCGCTCTCGTATCCGGAAGCGGGAAACCAGACATGTCTGGAAATCGAATCCGCGGGCTCGTTCTGGTTCGGGCACCGAAACGCCTGCATCTTGGAGGCATTGCGTGCCTACCCCCCGGCAGGGAGTCTCTTCGACGTGGGCGGGGGCAACGGAGTCGTCGCTCTGGCCATCCAGGAGGCCGGCTTCGATACGGTGCTCCTGGAACCCGGTCCGGATGGGGCCGCGAATGCCCGCACCCGAGGTGTGCGCAGCGTCGCTTGTTCGACCCTCGAAGACACGGGGATCGAGCCCGGCACGCTTCCGGCGGCCGGGTTGTTCGACGTGCTGGAACACATCGAAGACGACCGGGATTTTCTCTGCGACCTGGCACGAAGGCTGATTCCGGGGGGACATGTCTACCTCACGTTTCCAGCCTACCCCTGGCTCTGGTCGGGAGAGGACGAGTACGCGGGGCATCACCGGCGCTACACGCGGAGCGGGTCGAAGCGCCTCCTGGAGAGTGCAGGCTTCGAGGTTCTCTACCAGACGTGCTTCTTCGTGCTGCTTCCGATCCCGATCCTGCTGCTTCGCACCCTGCCCAGCCTGGTCGGTTTGCGCGGTACCGATGCGCGGGAGCAGGAGGCACGGGAGCATCGTGCTCCGACGGGGCTGCTCGGCTGGGGCCTGGCCAAGCAGCAGGCTTTCGAGCAGTGGGCGATCCGTCGCGGCACCCGCCTGCCCGTCGGGGGAAGCATCCTCACCGTCGCGAAGCGTCGGCCCTGA
- the rffA gene encoding dTDP-4-amino-4,6-dideoxygalactose transaminase, which translates to MYRIPFAKPFIVGNELRYMAQAVTLGNIAADGHFTRECSEFLERLSGSHRVLMTPSCTAALEMAALLCGLEEGDEVILPSYTFVSTANCFVQSGARPVFVDVRPDTLNLDESRIEEAVTPRTRAIFVVHYAGVSCEMDPIMEIAKRHGLRVVEDAAQGVNATYRGRPLGGIGDMGTYSFHETKNFTCGEGGALCINDPELVARAEIIRDKGTNRQAFNRGEIGKYTWVDHGSSYVPSELSCAFLLAQLEQMELITQRRREIYERYLDGLAPLAAAGAFSLPKTPPACEINYHMFQILLADTPTRSALIDYLKQHGILAVFHYVPLHLAPMGRRYGWKEGDLPVTEEMAGGLLRLPFYFELSADDQDEVIDAVREFFETRS; encoded by the coding sequence ATGTATCGAATTCCCTTCGCCAAGCCCTTCATTGTCGGCAATGAACTTCGCTACATGGCTCAGGCCGTGACCCTGGGCAACATTGCTGCGGATGGGCACTTCACGCGAGAGTGTTCCGAGTTTCTGGAGCGTCTCTCCGGCTCGCATCGCGTCCTGATGACGCCTTCCTGTACGGCAGCACTGGAGATGGCCGCCCTGCTGTGCGGGCTGGAGGAGGGGGATGAGGTCATCCTTCCCTCCTACACCTTCGTTTCGACAGCAAACTGCTTCGTGCAGAGCGGAGCGCGCCCGGTCTTCGTCGATGTACGTCCCGATACCCTCAACCTCGACGAGAGCCGGATCGAAGAGGCGGTGACCCCGCGAACCCGCGCCATCTTCGTCGTCCACTACGCAGGTGTGTCCTGTGAGATGGACCCGATCATGGAGATCGCCAAGAGGCATGGGCTGCGCGTAGTGGAGGACGCCGCCCAGGGCGTGAATGCCACCTATCGTGGTCGGCCGCTCGGCGGGATCGGTGACATGGGTACCTACAGTTTTCACGAGACCAAGAATTTCACCTGCGGCGAGGGGGGAGCCCTCTGCATCAACGATCCAGAGCTGGTGGCACGCGCCGAGATCATTCGAGACAAGGGAACCAACCGTCAGGCCTTCAACCGGGGCGAGATCGGCAAGTACACATGGGTGGATCACGGTTCCTCCTACGTGCCTAGCGAACTCTCCTGCGCCTTCCTGTTGGCCCAGTTGGAACAGATGGAGCTGATCACCCAGCGGCGCCGCGAAATCTACGAGCGATATCTGGATGGGCTCGCGCCACTCGCTGCCGCCGGAGCGTTCAGCCTCCCGAAGACGCCACCGGCCTGCGAGATCAACTACCATATGTTCCAGATCCTGTTGGCGGATACGCCGACCCGGAGCGCGTTGATCGACTACCTCAAGCAGCACGGAATCCTTGCGGTCTTTCACTACGTCCCCCTGCACCTGGCTCCGATGGGGCGACGATATGGGTGGAAGGAGGGCGATCTGCCCGTTACGGAGGAAATGGCCGGCGGCCTGTTGCGCTTGCCCTTCTACTTCGAGCTCTCCGCCGACGACCAGGACGAGGTGATCGACGCCGTGCGCGAGTTCTTCGAGACCCGTTCGTGA
- a CDS encoding GNAT family N-acetyltransferase, with protein MIVPLEWDSAHFGFPVARVDPGDLPLAQLESDLREASKAGLRLVYCMRSMEKEIPEEILARFGGRVLPASVLLRKSLAHGRKERSDDLVIESLRCVPLSDELRRLAPLVGLHSRFHVDPDISEDAFVRLYEIWLERSLSGEIAEQVLVARDEDGAALGLITVVRPDAETGRLGLACVVEAARGRGVASALVIAAEAAMEAGGASQTELLTQLENDGARGLFGSFGYEAGTPERAYHFWLDRMR; from the coding sequence GTGATCGTTCCGCTCGAGTGGGATTCGGCGCATTTCGGTTTTCCCGTGGCCCGGGTGGATCCGGGCGACCTTCCGCTCGCCCAGCTGGAGTCCGATCTGCGCGAGGCATCCAAGGCGGGCCTTCGGCTCGTCTACTGCATGCGGTCGATGGAGAAGGAGATTCCGGAGGAGATCCTCGCGCGTTTTGGTGGCCGCGTTCTCCCGGCCAGTGTGCTCCTTCGCAAGAGTCTCGCCCACGGGCGGAAGGAACGAAGCGACGATCTGGTGATCGAGAGTCTTCGCTGTGTGCCTCTTTCCGACGAGCTTCGACGCCTCGCACCTCTTGTCGGCCTCCACTCCCGTTTCCACGTAGACCCGGACATTTCGGAGGACGCGTTCGTCAGGCTCTACGAGATCTGGCTCGAACGCTCCCTGAGCGGCGAGATCGCCGAGCAGGTGCTGGTGGCCCGTGACGAGGACGGTGCTGCCCTGGGCCTGATCACCGTCGTGCGCCCCGACGCGGAAACCGGCCGGCTCGGGCTCGCCTGTGTAGTCGAAGCCGCCCGGGGTCGAGGGGTGGCCAGCGCGTTGGTCATCGCCGCCGAAGCTGCAATGGAGGCCGGTGGCGCGAGTCAGACAGAGCTCTTGACCCAGCTCGAAAACGACGGGGCCCGTGGTCTCTTCGGATCATTCGGCTACGAAGCTGGCACGCCCGAGCGAGCCTATCACTTCTGGTTGGATCGCATGCGATGA
- a CDS encoding glycosyltransferase family 2 protein: MSTPVELSVVIPCYGSRDTIRPLVEGLTRVLDGEGRSYELVLVDDGSPDDVWSVITSLHEEHPEHVVGVQLMRNFGQHNALMAGLRRARGALLVTLDDDLQHPPEEVLKLVQALEEGGFDLVYGTYEQRQHKGWRNLGSSLVTGVFRRLFGVAFTFTSFRAMRSELARSVFTYSLNFTFLDGLFAWNTNRIGSAPVRHEARQEGASGYSVSKLLLLSLNMLTNFSLLPLQVVSWLGVVAAGAGLGLGGIYLVVSLFGLTTVPGYASIIVAILTLGGIQLLALGIIGEYLGRVHLNINRKPQYVERQVLDAASDDLTDSAPERR, translated from the coding sequence ATGAGCACCCCCGTCGAACTCTCCGTCGTCATCCCGTGCTACGGCTCCAGGGACACGATTCGCCCACTCGTCGAAGGCTTGACGCGCGTTCTCGACGGGGAAGGCCGCTCCTATGAGTTGGTGCTCGTGGATGATGGAAGCCCCGACGACGTCTGGAGCGTGATCACCTCCCTCCATGAGGAACACCCGGAGCACGTGGTGGGCGTCCAGCTCATGCGGAATTTCGGGCAGCACAACGCCCTGATGGCTGGCTTGCGGCGCGCCCGCGGCGCCTTGCTCGTCACCCTCGATGACGATCTCCAGCATCCGCCCGAGGAAGTACTCAAACTCGTCCAGGCGCTCGAGGAAGGCGGATTCGATCTCGTCTACGGAACCTACGAGCAGCGCCAGCACAAAGGGTGGCGCAATCTCGGATCTTCGCTGGTGACGGGCGTCTTTCGACGACTCTTCGGGGTCGCGTTCACGTTCACCTCGTTTCGCGCAATGCGCAGCGAGCTGGCCCGGAGTGTGTTCACCTACTCCTTGAATTTCACGTTCCTGGATGGCCTGTTCGCCTGGAACACGAACCGCATCGGATCCGCCCCGGTTCGGCACGAGGCGCGCCAGGAAGGCGCGTCGGGCTACTCGGTTTCCAAGCTTCTGCTCCTGTCACTGAACATGCTCACCAACTTCTCTCTGCTCCCTCTCCAGGTCGTCTCCTGGCTCGGCGTGGTCGCCGCGGGGGCGGGTCTCGGGCTCGGCGGCATCTACCTCGTCGTCAGCTTGTTCGGACTGACGACGGTGCCAGGCTATGCCTCCATCATCGTGGCCATTCTGACCCTGGGTGGAATCCAGCTCCTGGCTCTCGGTATCATCGGTGAGTACCTGGGGCGGGTGCATCTGAACATCAACCGCAAGCCGCAATACGTGGAGCGCCAGGTTCTCGACGCGGCTTCAGATGATCTGACGGATTCCGCACCCGAACGACGCTGA
- a CDS encoding DUF3237 domain-containing protein, protein MPVLEELCTFHATLKPPVDVGAVPSGQRQVFDVTGGWVRGSRITGKVLPSGADWILVGADGVGRLDVRALVETDDGARIYAQYHGVLIFNEAVLTSLGGGGEMDFGDTYFMTAPRFETGHPDYAWLNSIVAIGQGKVLPGAVEYRIFEVKND, encoded by the coding sequence ATGCCTGTACTCGAAGAACTCTGCACATTTCATGCGACCCTGAAGCCGCCCGTGGATGTCGGCGCCGTACCTTCGGGGCAGCGCCAGGTCTTCGATGTCACGGGAGGCTGGGTTCGTGGCTCGCGCATCACGGGCAAGGTGTTGCCGAGCGGAGCCGATTGGATCCTGGTCGGTGCGGATGGCGTCGGCCGGCTGGACGTCCGTGCCCTGGTCGAGACCGACGATGGTGCCCGCATCTACGCCCAATACCATGGCGTGCTCATCTTCAACGAAGCGGTGCTCACCTCCCTGGGTGGGGGCGGCGAAATGGACTTCGGAGATACCTATTTCATGACCGCGCCGCGCTTCGAAACCGGCCATCCGGACTATGCCTGGCTCAACAGCATAGTCGCGATCGGCCAGGGGAAGGTGCTCCCCGGGGCGGTCGAGTACCGGATCTTCGAAGTGAAGAACGACTAG